The Apium graveolens cultivar Ventura chromosome 10, ASM990537v1, whole genome shotgun sequence nucleotide sequence ATACTATCTGCCATATATTGTTCTAATTATTCTTTCAAATTTACCACACCTTTGAATATATGTTTAATCACCTTTTAAGTGTCCGCGCTTTTAATTacctaatttatttattttcaccTATTTTACTTTTTAATGAGTTTTGTGTTAAATATAACTCAAACTATAATATTACGCTGTTTTAATAAAATTTAGAACACATTGAAAtgatattttttatattttattttatattatagcTATAGTACAAGAGATAACACTTAATTAGACATTCTCTTAGAAATTAGATTCAAGCAGTTGGATATTTGATAAGCGAATTTGAATTTGGATATTTTTGAATCAGCTAAAAATCCGTGACCAAACTTTACTCAGTTTAATAGACAATTCGAGTCAAGTTTTGTGAGCAAAACGAGCCGggtttaaattatttataataaacGAGTTTGAGTTTGAGCTGAGCCGAGTTTCTAAATAAGCTCTAATTGAGTTCAGTTCAGTCACACTTACCTCGGCTCTTTTAACTAAATTTTTAACAACCCAACTAATTAAGGTTTCTCACGATAATACTTATTTAAATTCAAACTCCATTAAAATCCGATAAAATTTTACAACTTCTCAAAAATACAATAAAGTTACAATTCTTTAATTAAAATACAACTAAATTACAACCATGCCAACAAACTATCAGATCAATCGAAGAAAGACCAAACTACTCAAAGTTCCATAATTCGCACCCTTCCCATAAGTAGTCCGCCTAAGTAAGAATAACTGCCGGAGGAATACAAATAGAACAAAGGACCGGCAGTGAGCGAAAggctcatatacggatataaaataaagtataactgaacaaagattaaaagatgacgaggttaagaacacaactgaatatctgaatgaagcacaataataatagtgaatgagacaatatacaaaaatgaataatcaactcacaaaacaaaactaaatgcttaccacccaaaatttatcatactcttacacatatccttatcatttttacataataatcacaaataatataatcgaaagaataatgataaaatgaaatcatacccttacacatactcttacacatattctcacacttacaaaataatacacaaaatagcttacatacgaacatgggagataatcttacacttacaggatgtcctacatttttggtaatccagaaatatgtagtcatcaaaacttacagggggTTGCACAACACAAAGCAAATGGtacccaatatcttacaggggTTTGCACGGCAATAAGCACGtgctacccaaaaggccaaatcatacacatactagccatggctatacgtgtcccacaacttcggcgacacgctcatacaatttaagtacaccgcataggaggtgcCAAGCATGAGATTATCCACTCGCGACGGATGTCTCACAAACTCTCAAGTCATataaataacataaataactcaaaataaatactcaaaTATCACATACTCAAATATcttacatctccaaaatcatatatagATTTATCAAATAACCTCAAAAAACTATAACCAAACATAACgaaacaaaataacataacaaaccactaattattgataagctcaaatctgatcagtttcaaagaacatcaaattactgcataaagatgaagtcaactgaaaaagtacgaaacacgaaagtcgtaggaaattccgagacctttccagaatggtaaggctcgtcaaaaacgaacaagtaacgaattcagaaaacaaATAAATGCGGACTGCAGAACAGAATCAGCCCCTGATTACAGTAGTATTTCGATGTTTAAGACATCAAAATCACATAATTTAGCAGCAGAATATAAACGTAAATTGTAGATATCGAAAAGAGATTTCCAGAATGATATTactcataatatttgaacaaatattcaacTTATAATGAATTTATGAAGTTAGGCCGAACAAACAGAAATTTCAGCAATAGATTACACAAACAACATATTTTGACATATTTACAAGCAGAATTTCAGAAAATACAAAGAACGAAAAACGAAGATAATCAAATTAGCTTTCCAACGAGAATAAAATCACAATCATACGATGAACAACGAATCGGATGTGAATTTAACAAGATTCAGAATATGCAATATACATACACGAATTCAAATATGAAAAGAAAGAATATAAGAAAGATATCCGTACCTCGAGATCTTAGTAACCGAGAATGCTAATAACGATTTCAGAACCACAAATCACAAGAACCCCAATTCCACAAACGCCAAATTCAAAACCCTTCACAAAGTTCTTGATGTTCATCTCTATCTTCATCTattttctctttctctttctctctccctctctcctctcTTCTCCGATCAAAGTAACGCAAACCCTTATTTTTTTAGCAAACTCTAACTCTTCCTTCTTTCTCactttttttattaaaaccctcactcttttttaataaagtcttactatttttttaaaactaatactcttaaaacaatattctgattataaatataaaaataaacttacacaaactaatttaattacaacacattaatataaataaataattaaatcaaataatccaactaaaaataattataaaatatcggGATGTTACAAAATTTGTTTGAACTTGTGTTCGGATTCAGCTTGTATACAAGTTTTAGTCGAGTTAAACTCAGTTAATAAAATTGGGGTTAGAATTACTCGGCCTCAAACAGCTCATCTCGAATTATAACTTTAGATAGTTGTAACAAGGGTGTTTATCTTTGGGTGTTTCAACTTATTTATAATGTtttgatattatttaatatatacgAACTGATTTTTTGATTGCTTTTGGCAGCCCTCAGGTTTTTTTGCAAATAAATAACTTTATATAATGTTCAActaaattttattttgaataatttgaCATTTATTAAAATTTGATTGTATTAATATTACAGTTATTGACGCCGGTACTAGACGCCGACGGTGGAGCAATGTGGGTTGATAGCATTCTCACCAAATGAAAGGGGTATATGCACTTGAAAACGAGCAACTTAGTTGCTTCTCTTCTTCTATCTAAACAAAGCCAAACAGAGTAGATgagatttgttttgattttgtggTCCTTTTCTACTTTAAACTTCTGAAATGTCATTTTCTTCCCAATGCACTACTTAAATTTAGACTTGTGCCTATGTGGTCCTCTTATAATAAATACGTtgaattatttttttttgtttgaTCTACATTTTTATTGAATCCCATTGGATATTTCCCAAGTTTTAATATAAATGTTTCAATATTAATTCAATATTATTAAAAACGACATCTGCAGTACAGAAAAACAACGACCATGATGACAATAGATAGGCTTAGCTTCTCCGTTTCCTAGTACTTTGTATATTTTTTTTGGTTTGATTTTTTTACAcattatttaaaattgttttaacATGTaggaaaaataattattttttaattatattttttaaaatttagtaTAAGTTGTATATTTTAATCCCAAAAAgtacaaattttaaaaaataataatctGTACTATCCAGTAAAAAAATTGAGATTTTTGTAAAATAGTCAAACGGTAAATACAAAAATATTAAAAAGGGAACAACTCTTATGCAACCTTCATATCACTTCTTAATTGCTTCATGCTAAATTGAATATCACTTTATAATTTGAAAGTTAACGAAGTTCATAGAATTTGTTTTACTTCATATGTTACTTTCAAAACAGGAAAAATATGAAGAAGGTACatattttgcaaaaaaaaatattgtataaaaatattataaaatatattattttatgatTAATATTTGAAAAAAGTAATTATTGTATTAAAAATCTTGAATTTTTATATATTGTATtaaattattgaaatttttatatattttataaaattgcaAAATGAACTATTTTATCATGTGTAATTTGCAGATTAAATTTTGAGAAATATTAGGATGGATTTGAagaataaattagaaaaaatattAGGGTTGGTAGATATATATTCATAAGTTTGTAAAATGTACTATTTATCATGTAGATCGTATTAGGGTTAAATTTGCATAATAAATTGTGATAAATATTATGGGTGATAGGTATTGAAATATGAGTATTTTGCTAATATGAATTCCGATACAATATCAAGAAATTAATCACGGTAAAAGTTAAAATCGGACAAAGTCCATTATctaatatcttatattaatattataaaactCTGAACTAAATATTTCATTCCTATAATATTACTATAAATTAATTAAGTACTAGTTGTATGTACGGCGGCACAAAGGTTAAAAACCGGATCGGACCGGACCGACCCGGACCGGACCGAATATcggaatttttcaaaattaagGACAGAGAAACAGAACGGCTTTATCCGGTCTTGGGACAGGATCAAAACGGAAAAACCCGGTTTGGATCGGAACCGGGCCGGTTTaatcaatatttatataaattttctttcaaatttatagAGATAAAAAAGTTTGTTACTTGATATGTcaataaaaatttaaaagtaaGTGCATATCTTATCATTTTAAaagtaaatattaatttttaagtGCATGAATATCAATGTTTTATGATATGAAGTacaaaattattgatttaaagTGTAGCATcgatttattttattatattaatttattatctATTAATTTGGATCAATAAAATATGATATGGGTAAATGTTTAATAGTTATATATGATCTTATAAGATATTAAGTAAAGATAAACAATTATATATATGAATTCAGATCTATTTAGATATGGACCAGATTTTTTCAGATTTTGGACCGAATCAGACCGAATACCAGATTTTTTCAATTATAAGGACTTGGGACCGGACCGggtatataattttatataattttttttaaatatttgacacgtattataaaaataataaatatatatttttataattaatttaatttattttattaaacttTGGATAATGAAATTTTActaaaaaaaggaaaagaaataaTTACGAAACTCTATAAAACGCGAGTTTAATCCCCCGATCAATCCTCGATGGAATGGACAGAATAATAATTTGTTGATTATTGGTGTTCGTCTATAGAAATGGAAATGTCAGATACGGAGGTTCACACAAATATCCGACATTAATTTTGTTTCTAACACCCTTTATTTTCTCTCTCCCCGTTATAGATTTTCTTTCAGATAACCCACTCGTGTGCTCTCCCACCCCCCCCCCAATAAATACCCCACCCAATACCCAGCCTTCTTTTTTAGCACAACATATATTACAAACACAAGTAACTCACACATTTCTCTATTCCATCATCATAACATGGACTCCATCTCTCTCCTCATCTCTCTCCTCCTcgctctctctatctctctcctCTCCTTTCTCCTTTTCCGTTCCACCACCCGCCGTAACTTGCCACCCGGAACTCTCGGCTTGCCACTCATCGGCGAAACCCTACAACTCATTTCTGCTTATAAAACCCAAAACCCTGAACCTTTCATTGATGACCGGGTTGCTAAATACGGGTCCATTTTTACTACACATGTTTTTGGTGAACCGACCATTTTTTCCGCTGACCCGGAAACGAACCGCTTCATTTTGCAAAATGAAGGGCGGCTTTTCGTGTCGAGTTATCCCGGTTCGATATGTAATTTGCTGGGAAAACATTCGTTGCTTTTGATGAGAGGGAATTTGCATAAGAGAATGCACTCTTTGACAATGAGTTTTGCAAATTCTAGTATTATTAAAGATCATTTGTTGGGTGATATAGACCGGTTGGTTCGGACTAATTTGGATTCTTGGACCGGTCGGGTTCTTCTTATGGAGGAGGCCAAGAAGGTACGTCCCGTAACTCACTTCACTTCCTCACTTGCTGCTGTTACAATGACACTAACTGTCCCTTTTTCTTTTACTCAATATATTATTCGTGGACTTTATTACTCCCTCCgtacttttaattttttttacgtTTTTTCCGGATTCATTTCCttacatttcaaaatttaccaaaaataaTTAATGAGTTCCATCGTTTCTCCCCGGTTTTTCTCCATTTTCACATTACTTTCCATCATTTCATTagtttttctttctctttttcactattttatatatatttcttaaTTTTCAAGCATAATTCTTTTAATAACAAATTAAAAAGGCGGAGAGAGTAATTAATACATTTTGTAGGAGTAATTTTTATTCTAAAGCTGattaaaaaaaattgtgaatattttctttcattttttacGATGAATATTCAATTTtgatattttaaataatatattgtGTTTTATTCTCGTTCACCCGATATTTGTTAGAATACCTGATGCTGAAATTTGTTTGAACATATATGTGTacatagttatatatatatatagagacaGGGCATATGAAAATGCAAATGGGGTTGGATGATTACTAAACATGCACATCTAGCTTTTTACGATTCCACACAGTATGTGTGTTTTTGGGATAAAGGAGAGGGAGAGATGATGTAGTTTTTCAAGGGAGGGACCAAGTGACCACCGTTTGTGTGTATTTATATTATCAGCACTGGCCATATCAAGTAACATGTGCATGTGTGGCGATCATGTTTGAGTTTGCCTTTTTCCTTAGGTGATTGTACATTTTTTAAACTTTTCTATGAATTGTTTTTACTATTTAATATTATTAGTTTAAAATGTTTTTGGAGGGTGCAGATCACATTTGAGTTATCCATGAAGCAGCTGATGAGCGTTGATCCAGGCGAGTGGAGCAGAAATTTGATGAAAGAATACATGCTTATGATTGAAGGCTTCTTCTCCATCCCTATCGCCATCTTCTCCCCCACCTATCGTAAAGCTATCAAGGTAGTGTTACTGAGTAGCCGACTCATCTAAAAAGTAAAATCTCAAGTTTCAAAACAAATACCTCCACCCGATCTTATATTCTTCTATATTCTAACACGTGTCATTTTACGTATAATCATCATTAATGACATATTATCGGATAATCCAAAGTTTACATGACTTATACTTGTGACCGATAATTTGAACTAACTGAAATAGTGATTAACAATATAGTATTGTAGTTCAATTAATGATTTGTTCGCGATTTAGAAGGTGCAAACAATATAGTCGTATTATATAAAGTGCATGTTTATTAAGTTTATAATTTCTTATGTTTGATTTAATATGTGTCATGTGAGGCGCAGGCCAGAGGAAAAGTGGTGGACGCACTAAGTTTAGTGGTGAGAGAGAGGAGGAGAGAGAGTGAGGAAGGAGGAGAAAGAAAGAATGATATGCTGGCAGCGCTGTTGGCCGGAGACGGAGCAGTTGGATTCTCCGACGAAGAGATTGTGGATTTCTTGGTGTCTCTCCTGGTTGCTGGTTATGAAACCACTTCTACTAGTATGACTCTTGCTGTTAAGTTCCTCACAGAGACTCCTCTTGCTTTGGCTCAGCTCAAGGTTtgttactctctctctctctctctctctccctccgtctctctctctctctccccacCCTTGTGCATATGTTTTTACTAGACTAACCTTCATTTATGGACAAGAAAGAGAGAGATCCCCACCACCCCTTAATCAACCATCATGCATTGTTGGCTATCTTCCAACCCTTTGCTGTTGATATATAATTCATCTTTCTTTTCTCAGTTTCTCAATCAAACATCTTAGGGACCATCTCATTATTTATAATATACGTGTTTATTATTAGCTTCCTCCTTTCCCTTCCTACTTAGTTTTGCCCTTTAAGTAAACTTACTAATGAGTGGTTTTTGAGAAATACACATGAGTGATCACAATCAAAGTATGATTATATGTTCGGATTTATTTAATTCTAGTGTTCATGCATACTTTATTTTATATAATCAAGTCTCTTGCTAAAAGATATAGACATTAAAAACTGATACTCAAATCTCTTACGTTTGCACTTTAACCTCTTGTTATTTTCGCGagtaaatgattattttaacTTAGTTAGCAACATTGAACAAGTATCATATATTAGGGGGGGTCACAGCGGTAACATGTTGTATTGTGTACTAAAATCTTTTACATGTTAGTACTTTGGTAATATAACAGTAGTATGCCTAAGTTACAAGACCGTGTACACAGATAATGTTAGATAACCATAGGAATTTGTGATGATAAGAAAATCACATGCAAGGAAATGATGCTATTCAAGTGGTGAGCGTGACCGATAAATGTGAACAGCAATGCAAAAATATAGTTAATGAGAGAAAACGACtgactagcttcttcttcttcttcggGTAGGCATAGGCCATAGCTCTAGCTGTCCCCACTTTAATGGTcactgatttttttttattgtCTCTACTTCCCCCCCTTCACACGTGAGGCTTGACGTACCAGTTACTTCACAAAAAGTACAGTATCCAATTGTGAGGTCCATTTGGTCAGATTACTCTTTTTCCCATTTAACTCTGTACTTTGTAGTTTGTATAGTGAGATCTACAATAATATACACCAGTTATTCACCTAGTTTTCTCTTTCATTTTTGTCTTTGCGCAAGCACTTGCATGGTTTTTCTAGTGTATGCCGGTGGTGCACAAGCACAACTATGCACAAGTAAGAGTACTGATTTGAGGAAAACTGTTTCCGAGTAATCAAGTTTTTGGGATCAAATTCTAAAATGTACAGTAAGTTGGTAATACACAAATACGAGTGGTAACCAGTGTGGAGGTGAAATCAAATTGTCCTAAAAATTGTGAAGCTCATGGGGAAGTGTGCTATTTAGGGAAATGGTACAAGTTATATAGGGAAAGAGGGTCAAAAAAGCagtggggggggggggggggtaaaGGGGTACAGATGTTAAAGTCAAAAGGTTAAAATGTGTGGGAAGAATGCAAAGAGTAGTTTGAACAAAACATTCTGTTTATGAATTGGACAAAATGATGCTGTCTGTGTCCATTCTATTTCTCTCTCTCTACTTTTTTCAATACTACTTGTATATTCCAAACAAATGTACACAGTACAGCTTACATTGTTTATGACACTATTCACTCAACTTTTCCACGCCCCCCTTTCTCTCTTCATTTTCTTTTGGAATTTAGGCACCTTTTTTTACATTCTCTCCTTTCTTTTCATACCTTGCTGCTGTatactttttttattttttatttttaggAACAATAATCTATATTCCCTACACGCTTGCACAGCGAATGTATAGTTTACACTTTACACTACATACGTTTCAATTTAATGAACAAATTTTGTGACACTTTTGCAAGATTGCATTTTCGTTTTTACAAAATAGTTGTTGCACTCTCTTGTTCTTTAAACAACAATTGAGCTTTGAGGTGTCACAAATTACCAACATGGTTTAATCTGTAGTATACATATTACTCCTATAGTCCTATGTTTTAGCATGGCACCCGGAACCTCGCGGGTGAATGAAGATGCCAAGTCAAAAATGCTTATATCATATACCGTGGCATGTTTTCATGTTAGAATAACCAGCTCTTCTAATTTATTAATATCAAGCTTATGTGTCAAAAAAATTTCTATAGGATAGATATGGATATATAAACATTGTTATGGTTTTGCATATTATTTGTAGGACGAACATGACGCAATTCGAGCAAGAAACGGCCAAGTAGAGGCTTTAGAATGGGATGACTACAAGTCAATGCCTTTCACCCATTGTGTAAGTACTGCAGCTTATATATAAACATTAACAGTGAAATGCTACATGTGcgatttatttaattttatactTGTTCCTACTAATTAACATTTTTTTCAGGTGGTTAATGAAACTTTACGAATTGCTAACATAATTGGAGGAGTATTTAGGCGAGCTATAACGGATGTAACTATAAAAGGTACATTACTTTACATTCATTAAATTCAAGATTTGTTCTCTTTATCATTTTTTGCAGTATATAATTTACTTGTATCTCTGTGGATTTTGTTACATAAAACAGATTATACGATTCCAAAAGGTTGGAAAGTCTTTGCCTCACTCCGTGCAGTTCATCTTAATCCCGAATACTTCAAAGATGCAAGAGCTTTTAATCCCTGGAGGTGGCAGGTATGATACATACATAGTATGCTTCAAGTCTTCTTTTTTAGTATACCCCTCAGAAACAGTGCTATGAAAATCATAACATTTTAAAAATGTGTTAACAGAGCACTTCAGGTGAAATAAACACTGCCAATGTGTTCACTCCTTTTGGAGGAGGCCCAAGGCGGTGTCCGGGGTACGAGCTTGCCAAGGTTGAACTCGCAGTCTTTCTTCATCACCTTGTTACCCGTCTCAGGTAAAACTAATTTGTCAAATTTTTTTCTTGACGTAATATAGTTGTAACGGAAAGAATGAAAGTAGTTAATGGTTGTGTATTTGATCAAACAGTTGGGTTCCTGCGGAAGAAGATAAGTTGGTGTTCTTCCCAACAACGAGGATGCAAAAACGATTCCCTATAATCATTCAGCATCTACAGAAGCCAGCAAGTAAAGTAGGCAAGTAGTAATTCAGGAAGAAATTAATAAGGTTTGGGGTCAGATAAATTGGAACATATGTAAGGATCACAAATCAatgaaatataaatattttaGCAACACGTATAATACAAAGTGGGTTTTTATAGTTAGTTTTTTTTATAGATGAAAGATGACCAGCAAGAACAAGAGAAAATGTTCTTGGTAAGTATGGTTAAATTTAAATTGCTAGTTTTCTAAAGTGAGAGGTGTGTGTATTATCATGAATCAACGATACTGGTTTAAAAAAAAAGAGTGTAATTTCTGATTTTCGCATATTTGTCAAGCAGGTGTGCAAAATGTTTTTGGAGTTATTTTTTTGGCCAAAAATTGAAGTAGTTATACGACGTCTTAGAATTCTCAAGCTATTGTTTCTGTTGATACTAAGCCATACCCAGAGAAAGACCACATGCCTTCCAACTGGAACCTTAAATTCTCAGTAGTCCTAGCTCTAAATAAGCCAAAGTGCAACTATTATAAATTAGTTGAAAAACTATTATAAAtcttattaatttaaaatttaaaaattaagtctgataataaattaaatataaatggATTAGTTTAAGGGGTAAAagtattaatttatatataatttaatcTCCAACCAAGTTCAATTTAAAATTTTGACCAACACATTAAATTTTTGTGAACATTTTTATCTTTCACCTGAGGTGAAATAACTGTCGGCAAGGCAAATAAGGTTGAGTAGTCGTGGTAGATCCAGGACCTTCACTCTCGTGAATGGCGGGACCTAGATCAAGTCGTGAAGCAAATTTCTTCCAAAGTACTATAACGCAGTCATTTTGTTGCTTGAATAGTTACTTTAGTATATGTAAAAACTTAATTATATGCAATTcgtagaaccatcagaacttaaGATAAAGAAAGTGCTCAATATATCAATCGCCTTGACGCCTACGGTTCTTTTCTGTTGCTGTTAGAAATTATGACAGCTTTTTGACACCCATACAACATGACTGAACTTGCACATACTTTTCCTCAATAGTCAGTAATATCACGAGATTTAAGTGCTGATTCCACCATTTTAACCTTTTCTGTATTTTCACTGTTGACAAGTGAGAGTTTTTCAACCGCAGACCTGAGGCGGGATATCTGGTCATCTTCATAATTATTCTTCCTGCCTGGCGGCCTGTGTTGCCCACTCACTTTGCTTCGAAGAGAATGAGTATGTCTTTTCAACCTTGCATTCAGGGCTTCGACTGAAGAATGCAAAGCCTCCAATTCAACTTCACGAAACATGTCTGCACATTTATAAGGGAACCAAATGAGCTAATGCCAGAGTAAAGATTTAATTGAAGTGAATATTCAAATTAGCAAAAAAAATGTCATACTTGACACTTGTAGCACATTTTACAGAAAGTGAGAGTAAATAATATTTGAACAAAGGGCAGGTAAAGAAAACAAAACTTACCTGCAATCTCAAGCAGCAAACCTAAGTTTAACAAAAGCATAGACAATTTAAAATAAAGCTAAAAAATATAAAATGCTAACCACGGTGCCTCATGGATCTATATATTGCTACCAGTCAAATAAATAATTTAGAGAACACATGTTGCAGTTGTTTGGTGCTAAATTTTTACCCAATTCTGATTTAAACTCTCGCTCTGCTTTTGATAATGGTTTCTTGTGAACCCCTGGTAACTTTCTCAAGCTCTTTAAGCGCTCCTCTAGAATATTATGACGCTGTACAACGCGACCAGTTCGCTCGTCTAATTTTTCCTGTTTCTCCTCCACCTTCAAAAGCCTCTGATGTGCCTCGCGCAAACGTGCATGCTGGTCGTCTATAATTTTCTTAAGTTGCGGTCCATGACGTTCAAGCTCAAAGCACACCTAGCAAAACAAAAAAAGGTTTGTTCTTTCTTAGCGaaaagataaaagaaaaaaatagacaTCATAGACGTGGTAAAATATATTCGTTTATGAAATATCAGCTCTTCTAAAAATAAACCATGATTATCATCACTTCAAATATGCACAATACGCTACACTTTATAATAATAACCTCAGTATATTGCATCTTTCTTTCTCTTAAATATATTCCGTAGCGTATTATTATAAAGCGTAGCGTATTTGTAGTGTATGTTCTCATGCGGTTATTTAAGAAATGAAAGCACCTCTGCTAACCCCCCAACAACAGACGTTCCCAAAAAATGCACAACTTAATAATAAAGGGAAGGTCTTAAAAAACAAAAGGAAAACTAAATACTAACATGTAGCACAATAAGAACACAATACAAAAATTCAATAAAAGGAGTAACCAAATAATGTAAGCGAAAAAAAACAAAAGAAGGGGCATATCGTCTTTTTGGAACAAAACAATCTATCTATATTGGCACAGATGGAAAATGCAAGTTATATTGCCTTCATTACCTTATGTGCATACTCTACATAATTTTCATTGAATAGCTTCATGTACTGATGAAGAGTTGATCGACCTTCAATAGAATCAGCAGTAGCAGAGCGCAGAAAAGGGGTGGACGGAGGCAAAAGAACAGCCTTAGGGCCACCAAGAAGTTCTTTACTTATAATAGTTGAAATACCACTTTCTTTTGGCTCTTCAATATTTAAAGCTTTTTTCCCTTGATCAATATCAATCGGAATTAGCAAATTCCAAGTTTCCATCTCTAGCACAACACATTCATTACAGGATGTCAAACCCACAATCCATGAGCTTCCAAATGAATCAGATAACGAAATAAACCCGGAAAGAGGGGATTGTGTAGAGGAATCTCCTTGGCATGTGTTGAGAACAGAATGTACAGATGGAGTCCTCATGATCTCATGTTTGCCACTTGCTTGACTTGTAAAAGGAAGAA carries:
- the LOC141690811 gene encoding 3beta,22alpha-dihydroxysteroid 3-dehydrogenase, translated to MDSISLLISLLLALSISLLSFLLFRSTTRRNLPPGTLGLPLIGETLQLISAYKTQNPEPFIDDRVAKYGSIFTTHVFGEPTIFSADPETNRFILQNEGRLFVSSYPGSICNLLGKHSLLLMRGNLHKRMHSLTMSFANSSIIKDHLLGDIDRLVRTNLDSWTGRVLLMEEAKKITFELSMKQLMSVDPGEWSRNLMKEYMLMIEGFFSIPIAIFSPTYRKAIKARGKVVDALSLVVRERRRESEEGGERKNDMLAALLAGDGAVGFSDEEIVDFLVSLLVAGYETTSTSMTLAVKFLTETPLALAQLKDEHDAIRARNGQVEALEWDDYKSMPFTHCVVNETLRIANIIGGVFRRAITDVTIKDYTIPKGWKVFASLRAVHLNPEYFKDARAFNPWRWQSTSGEINTANVFTPFGGGPRRCPGYELAKVELAVFLHHLVTRLSWVPAEEDKLVFFPTTRMQKRFPIIIQHLQKPASKVGK